One Kitasatospora sp. NBC_01266 genomic window carries:
- a CDS encoding phosphocholine-specific phospholipase C — translation MGSSETSPQLGRRRFLQLGGAGAAAAGLSVFPPAIAKAMALPAISRTKSIKDVQHVVILMQENRSFDHYFGTLRGVRGFADPRPALLPNGKPVFHQPTAALKTARYQGRNLPASESEVLPWYIDPRSTTEHTAGTDHGWASGHQAWNDGHWDSWVTQKQDVLTMGHLKRQDLLYHFALAEAFTIGDAYHCSVHADTAPNRIYLWTGTMDPRNVYGKTKLNGPGTGERDDTNGYTWTTYPELLEQAGVSWKLYQGGSGIPGQPTDNFTDNSLMFFHNFQPADGADPNSALVQKGASDHTLVEFAADVKNGTLPQVTWIVPPAKYSEHPSSSPTDGAYYINLVMEALTANPEVWGSTVLLLDYDENDGLFDHVVPPVPPLHSAPGGEGMVSDSLLTSLQDEFLDMTGLPWTSPAGTVGPTGPQPIGLGPRVPMIAISPWSRGGYVCSETFDHTSVLRFLEQRFGIASPYISDWRRSVCGDLTSMFDFKGKADTTPVHFQVPDPIASQGKPYSVPVPQSMPVQESGTRPARPLQYKALVNEGPRKSGTLQLELRNHGRIGAAFQVYDRQNPQSVPRRYTVAAQDGLRDFWTVADGARYQLAAYGPNGSQFEFQGQGGDDLVVEFSQHGRDEVRVRIRNHGKDRRTVRVANSYQRDGKAQATRVLKAHDSLEYSWQTGGQGNWYDVLVTAVDGPAFGRRYAGHLENGEHSTSDPGPVAN, via the coding sequence ATGGGTTCTTCCGAAACCTCCCCCCAGCTCGGCCGTCGCAGGTTCCTCCAGCTCGGCGGCGCCGGTGCCGCGGCCGCCGGGCTCTCCGTGTTCCCGCCGGCCATCGCCAAGGCGATGGCGCTGCCGGCGATCTCCCGCACCAAGTCGATCAAGGACGTCCAGCACGTCGTGATCCTGATGCAGGAGAACCGCTCCTTCGACCACTACTTCGGCACCCTGCGCGGGGTGCGCGGCTTCGCCGACCCGCGTCCGGCGCTGCTGCCGAACGGCAAGCCGGTGTTCCACCAGCCGACCGCCGCCCTCAAGACCGCCCGCTACCAGGGTCGCAACCTGCCCGCGAGCGAGAGCGAGGTGCTGCCCTGGTACATCGACCCGCGCAGCACGACCGAGCACACCGCGGGCACCGACCACGGCTGGGCCAGCGGCCACCAGGCGTGGAACGACGGCCACTGGGACTCCTGGGTGACCCAGAAGCAGGATGTGCTGACGATGGGTCACCTCAAGCGCCAGGACCTGCTCTACCACTTCGCGCTGGCCGAGGCCTTCACCATCGGCGACGCGTACCACTGCTCGGTGCACGCCGACACCGCGCCCAACCGCATCTACCTGTGGACCGGGACGATGGACCCGCGCAACGTCTACGGGAAGACCAAGCTCAACGGTCCCGGCACCGGCGAGCGCGACGACACCAACGGCTACACCTGGACCACCTACCCCGAGCTGCTGGAGCAGGCGGGCGTCAGCTGGAAGCTGTACCAGGGCGGCAGCGGGATCCCCGGCCAGCCCACGGACAACTTCACCGACAACTCGCTGATGTTCTTCCACAACTTCCAGCCCGCCGACGGCGCGGACCCGAACAGCGCGCTGGTGCAGAAGGGCGCCTCGGACCACACCCTGGTCGAGTTCGCCGCCGACGTGAAGAACGGCACGCTCCCGCAGGTGACCTGGATCGTGCCGCCGGCCAAGTACTCCGAGCACCCGTCCTCCTCGCCGACCGACGGCGCCTACTACATCAACCTGGTGATGGAGGCGCTGACCGCCAACCCGGAGGTGTGGGGGAGCACCGTGCTGCTGCTCGACTACGACGAGAACGACGGCCTGTTCGACCACGTCGTGCCGCCGGTGCCGCCGCTGCACAGCGCCCCGGGCGGCGAGGGGATGGTCTCCGACAGCCTGCTGACCAGCCTGCAGGACGAGTTCCTGGACATGACCGGCCTCCCGTGGACCAGCCCCGCGGGCACCGTCGGCCCCACCGGCCCGCAGCCGATCGGGCTCGGCCCGCGGGTGCCGATGATCGCCATCTCGCCCTGGTCGCGCGGCGGTTACGTCTGCTCGGAGACCTTCGACCACACCTCGGTGCTGCGCTTCCTGGAGCAGCGCTTCGGCATCGCCTCCCCGTACATCAGCGACTGGCGCCGCTCCGTCTGCGGTGACCTCACCTCGATGTTCGACTTCAAGGGCAAGGCCGACACCACTCCGGTGCACTTCCAGGTGCCCGACCCGATCGCGAGCCAGGGCAAGCCGTACAGCGTTCCGGTGCCGCAGTCGATGCCCGTCCAGGAGTCCGGCACCCGCCCGGCCCGTCCGCTGCAGTACAAGGCGCTGGTCAACGAGGGCCCGCGGAAGAGCGGCACGCTCCAGCTCGAACTGCGCAACCACGGCCGGATCGGCGCCGCGTTCCAGGTCTACGACCGGCAGAACCCGCAGTCCGTGCCGCGCCGTTACACCGTGGCCGCGCAGGACGGGCTGCGGGACTTCTGGACCGTGGCCGACGGGGCGCGCTACCAGCTCGCCGCCTACGGCCCCAACGGCAGTCAGTTCGAGTTCCAGGGGCAGGGCGGCGACGACCTGGTGGTGGAGTTCTCGCAGCACGGCCGCGACGAGGTCCGGGTGCGGATCCGCAACCACGGCAAGGACCGGCGCACGGTGCGGGTGGCCAACAGCTACCAGCGCGACGGGAAGGCGCAGGCCACCAGGGTGCTCAAGGCCCACGACAGCCTGGAGTACAGCTGGCAGACCGGCGGTCAGGGCAACTGGTACGACGTGCTGGTGACCGCCGTGGACGGTCCCGCCTTCGGCCGCCGCTACGCCGGCCACCTGGAGAACGGCGAGCACAGCACCAGTGACCCGGGGCCGGTCGCGAACTGA
- a CDS encoding putative leader peptide produces MPGSLQSGCECRRQVPARANVNGREPTGMEVARVREAAEPATAVVAKARCRVATTYSRRHIDLQRVAAALCPAYQRIAA; encoded by the coding sequence ATGCCGGGTAGCTTGCAGTCAGGTTGTGAGTGTCGGCGTCAAGTCCCGGCACGCGCGAACGTGAACGGCCGAGAGCCGACCGGGATGGAGGTGGCGAGGGTGCGGGAAGCCGCTGAGCCTGCCACCGCGGTCGTCGCCAAGGCCCGGTGCCGCGTCGCCACCACGTACTCGCGGCGCCACATCGATCTGCAGCGCGTCGCCGCCGCCCTCTGTCCGGCGTACCAGCGCATCGCCGCTTAG
- a CDS encoding NtaA/DmoA family FMN-dependent monooxygenase (This protein belongs to a clade of FMN-dependent monooxygenases, within a broader family of flavin-dependent oxidoreductases, the luciferase-like monooxygenase (LMM) family, some of whose members use coenzyme F420 rather than FMN.) yields the protein MSKPVKQIHLAAHFPGVNNTTVWSDPEAGSHVEFSSFRHFAQTAERAKFDFLFLAEGLRLREQGGEIYDLDVVGRPDTFTVLAALAAVTERLGLAGTINSTFNEPYEVARQFASLDHLSGGRAAWNVVTSWDAFTGENFRRGGFLPQHERYSRAKEFLSTATELFDSWQGNEIAADQQSGSFLREARAGAFVHRGQHFDIQGQFNVPRSPQGRPVIFQAGDSEEGREFAASSADAIFSRYSTFEEGRAFYTDVKGRLARHGRTRDQLLILPAATFVLGDTDAQAQELAREVRRQQVSGATALKHLEFVWNRDLSGYDPDGPLPEIDPDPGEHAIAQGRAQVRMYRDPLATARQWRELAAANKWSIRELVIETGNRQSFVGSPATVAQTINSFVQADASDGFILVPHLTPGGLDAFADTVVPLLQERGVFRTEYQGSTLRDHLGLAHPDADAASERVAS from the coding sequence ATGAGCAAGCCTGTCAAGCAGATCCACCTCGCCGCCCACTTCCCGGGCGTCAACAACACCACCGTCTGGAGCGACCCGGAGGCGGGCAGCCACGTCGAGTTCAGCTCGTTCCGGCACTTCGCGCAGACCGCCGAACGAGCCAAGTTCGACTTCCTCTTTCTCGCCGAGGGGCTGCGGCTGCGCGAACAGGGCGGAGAGATCTACGACTTGGACGTCGTCGGGCGACCCGACACCTTCACCGTGCTGGCCGCGCTGGCCGCCGTCACCGAACGCCTGGGCCTGGCCGGCACGATCAACTCGACCTTCAACGAGCCCTACGAGGTGGCCCGCCAGTTCGCCAGCCTCGACCATCTGTCGGGCGGCCGGGCCGCCTGGAACGTGGTCACCTCGTGGGACGCCTTCACCGGCGAGAACTTCCGCCGCGGCGGCTTCCTGCCGCAGCACGAGCGCTACTCGCGGGCGAAGGAGTTCCTGAGCACCGCCACCGAGTTGTTCGACTCCTGGCAGGGGAACGAGATCGCCGCCGACCAGCAGTCCGGCAGCTTCCTGCGGGAGGCGCGGGCCGGTGCGTTCGTCCACCGGGGGCAGCACTTCGACATCCAGGGACAGTTCAACGTCCCGCGCAGCCCGCAGGGCCGCCCGGTGATCTTCCAGGCCGGCGACTCGGAGGAGGGGCGCGAGTTCGCCGCGTCGAGCGCGGACGCGATCTTCAGCCGCTACAGCACCTTCGAGGAGGGGCGCGCGTTCTACACGGACGTCAAGGGCCGGCTGGCCCGGCACGGCCGCACCCGCGACCAGCTGCTGATCCTGCCCGCCGCGACCTTCGTGCTCGGTGACACCGACGCCCAGGCACAGGAGTTGGCCCGCGAGGTGCGCCGTCAGCAGGTCAGCGGCGCCACCGCGCTCAAGCACCTGGAGTTCGTCTGGAACCGCGACCTGTCCGGCTACGACCCGGACGGCCCGCTGCCCGAGATCGATCCGGACCCCGGCGAGCACGCGATCGCCCAGGGCCGCGCCCAGGTGCGGATGTACCGCGACCCGCTGGCCACCGCCCGGCAGTGGCGGGAACTCGCCGCCGCCAACAAGTGGTCGATCCGCGAGCTGGTCATCGAGACCGGCAACCGCCAGTCCTTCGTCGGCTCCCCGGCCACCGTGGCGCAGACCATCAACTCCTTCGTCCAGGCCGACGCCAGTGACGGATTCATCCTCGTCCCGCACCTCACCCCCGGCGGGTTGGACGCCTTCGCCGACACCGTGGTCCCGCTGCTCCAGGAGCGCGGCGTCTTCCGCACCGAGTACCAGGGCAGCACCCTGCGCGACCACCTCGGCCTGGCCCACCCCGACGCCGACGCGGCGAGCGAGCGGGTGGCCTCGTGA
- a CDS encoding LLM class flavin-dependent oxidoreductase, whose protein sequence is MPGPAQPGPSTPPIHLAVALDGAGWHPAAWREPGARPGELLTARYWSELVAEAERGLLDFVTIEDSLSLQSSRYTGPDGRTDQVRGRLDAVLIAARVAPLTRHIGLVPTAVVTHTEPFHLSKAIATLDYVSGGRAGVRVQVSGRSDEAAHFGRRTVPPLRIEELASPAGQALLAELFDEAGDWVEVLRRLWDSWEDDAEIRDAGSGRFIDRRKLHYIDFEGSRFSVRGPSITPRPPQGQPVVAALAHATVPYRLVARSADLGFVTPRDTGHARSIVAEIRGEQAAAGRAEETVHVFGDLTVFLDSDPGAAAERRARLDQSAGGEFTGDAPVFTGTPEQLADLLQELQQAGLTGFRLRPAVLPHDLEQITRHLVPELQRRDAFRTAYRANTLRGLLGLPRPANRYATAAV, encoded by the coding sequence ATGCCTGGACCAGCCCAGCCCGGACCGTCAACTCCACCTATCCACCTGGCCGTTGCCCTCGACGGCGCCGGCTGGCATCCCGCGGCCTGGCGGGAGCCGGGTGCCCGGCCCGGTGAGCTGCTCACCGCGCGGTACTGGTCCGAGCTGGTCGCCGAAGCCGAGCGGGGCCTGCTGGACTTCGTGACCATCGAGGACTCGCTGAGCCTGCAGTCCTCCCGGTACACCGGCCCGGACGGGCGGACCGACCAGGTGCGGGGGCGGCTGGACGCGGTACTGATCGCCGCCCGGGTGGCGCCGCTGACCCGGCACATCGGGCTGGTGCCGACCGCGGTGGTCACCCACACCGAACCGTTCCACCTCTCGAAGGCGATCGCGACCCTCGACTACGTGAGCGGTGGGCGGGCCGGGGTCCGGGTGCAGGTGTCCGGCCGCTCCGACGAGGCCGCGCACTTCGGCCGCCGCACGGTGCCGCCGCTGCGGATCGAGGAGTTGGCCTCGCCGGCCGGGCAGGCGCTGCTCGCGGAGCTCTTCGACGAGGCCGGCGACTGGGTCGAGGTGCTGCGGCGGCTGTGGGACAGCTGGGAGGACGACGCGGAGATCCGCGACGCCGGGAGCGGGCGCTTCATCGACCGCCGCAAGCTGCACTACATCGACTTCGAGGGCAGCAGGTTCAGCGTCCGGGGGCCGTCCATCACGCCACGCCCGCCGCAGGGCCAGCCCGTTGTCGCCGCGCTGGCGCACGCCACCGTGCCGTACCGGCTGGTGGCCCGCTCGGCCGACCTGGGATTCGTCACCCCGCGCGACACCGGGCACGCCCGGTCGATCGTGGCCGAGATCCGTGGCGAGCAGGCCGCGGCCGGCCGGGCCGAGGAGACGGTGCACGTCTTCGGCGACCTCACCGTCTTCCTCGACAGTGACCCCGGCGCCGCCGCCGAGCGCCGGGCCCGCCTGGACCAGAGCGCCGGTGGCGAATTCACCGGCGACGCGCCGGTCTTCACTGGCACGCCCGAGCAACTCGCCGATCTGCTACAGGAGTTGCAGCAGGCCGGGCTCACCGGATTCCGGCTGCGGCCCGCCGTGCTGCCGCACGACCTGGAGCAGATCACCCGCCACCTGGTGCCCGAACTCCAGCGCCGCGATGCCTTCCGCACCGCGTACCGGGCGAACACCCTGCGCGGGCTGCTCGGCCTGCCTCGCCCGGCCAACCGCTATGCCACCGCCGCTGTCTGA
- a CDS encoding LLM class flavin-dependent oxidoreductase, with translation MANTPLAVLDLVPISSGSTATRALRNSIDLAQRAEQLGYTRYWFAEHHLNPGVAGTSPAVVLALTAAATSTIRLGAGAVQLGHRTALSTVEEFGLLDALHPGRFDLGLGRSGGRPAPATRQPALVGAAAVADGRTRGGLKIPARFSFEHLLGSPRFALHRKLLQQPRAESQPYDEQIADILALLAGSYATADGVEAHVVPGEGADLQVWILGSSAGISAEVAGAHGLRFAANYHVSPATVLEAAAGYRAAFTPSAELARPYVSVSADVVVAEDEATARELATGYGLWVRSIRSGEGAIAFPTPDEARAHVWTEADRALVADRTDTQFVGSPSQVADQLETLRDATGADELIITTITHDHADRVRSYELLADEWSRR, from the coding sequence ATGGCCAACACGCCCCTCGCAGTGCTGGACCTCGTGCCGATCTCCTCCGGATCCACCGCGACCCGGGCACTGCGCAACAGCATCGACCTGGCCCAGCGGGCCGAGCAACTCGGCTACACCCGCTACTGGTTCGCCGAGCACCACCTCAACCCCGGTGTCGCGGGCACCTCTCCGGCCGTCGTCCTGGCGCTCACCGCGGCGGCGACCTCCACCATCCGGCTCGGCGCCGGCGCGGTCCAGCTCGGACACCGCACCGCGCTGTCCACCGTCGAGGAGTTCGGGCTGCTCGACGCGCTGCACCCCGGCCGGTTCGACCTGGGCCTGGGCCGCTCCGGCGGCAGGCCCGCACCGGCCACCCGGCAGCCGGCGCTGGTCGGCGCGGCGGCCGTGGCCGACGGCCGCACCCGAGGCGGCCTGAAGATCCCGGCCCGGTTCTCCTTCGAACACCTGCTGGGCTCCCCGCGGTTCGCCCTGCACCGGAAGCTGCTCCAGCAGCCGCGGGCCGAATCCCAGCCCTACGACGAGCAGATCGCCGACATCCTCGCCCTGCTGGCCGGCAGCTACGCGACCGCCGACGGAGTCGAGGCGCACGTGGTGCCCGGCGAAGGTGCCGACCTGCAGGTGTGGATCCTCGGCAGCAGCGCCGGGATCAGCGCCGAGGTCGCGGGCGCGCACGGGCTGCGCTTCGCGGCGAACTACCACGTCAGCCCGGCCACCGTGCTGGAGGCCGCGGCAGGCTACCGCGCCGCGTTCACGCCCTCCGCCGAGCTGGCGCGTCCGTACGTCAGCGTCTCCGCGGACGTCGTGGTCGCCGAGGACGAGGCCACCGCCCGCGAACTGGCCACCGGATACGGCCTGTGGGTGCGCAGCATCCGCAGCGGCGAGGGGGCGATCGCCTTCCCCACACCGGACGAGGCCCGCGCGCACGTCTGGACCGAAGCGGACCGGGCGCTGGTCGCCGATCGCACCGACACCCAGTTCGTCGGGTCACCGTCGCAGGTCGCCGACCAGTTGGAGACGCTGCGCGATGCCACCGGTGCCGACGAGCTGATCATCACCACCATCACCCATGACCACGCCGACCGGGTCCGCTCCTACGAGCTGCTCGCCGACGAGTGGAGCCGACGATGA
- a CDS encoding zinc ribbon domain-containing protein encodes MPTTPTTPATPRILTDLALAAAQAADSQGGALWRLAEPGRQLDANLVRLPAGAAVGEHAEDDLDVLLLVVEGSGVISLRAGDLALEPHALVWLPRSARRSLSAGPQGLSYLTVHQRRPGLGIRNAVGGALAVAGEGGEAPCLLDRICPACDRVSSEPGARYCSRCGEPLPVREA; translated from the coding sequence ATGCCCACCACCCCCACCACCCCCGCCACTCCCCGCATCCTCACCGACCTGGCCCTGGCCGCCGCGCAGGCGGCCGACAGCCAGGGCGGAGCGCTCTGGCGCCTCGCCGAGCCCGGCCGCCAGCTGGACGCGAACCTGGTGCGGCTGCCGGCCGGCGCCGCGGTGGGGGAGCACGCCGAGGACGACCTGGACGTCCTGCTGCTCGTGGTCGAGGGCAGCGGGGTCATCAGCCTCCGCGCCGGCGACCTGGCCCTGGAACCCCATGCCCTGGTCTGGCTGCCGCGCTCCGCCCGCCGCTCGCTGAGCGCCGGCCCGCAGGGCCTGAGCTACCTCACGGTCCATCAGCGCCGCCCCGGACTGGGCATCAGGAACGCGGTGGGCGGGGCTCTCGCGGTGGCCGGTGAGGGCGGTGAGGCGCCCTGCCTGCTGGACCGGATCTGCCCGGCCTGCGACCGGGTCAGCTCCGAGCCCGGCGCCCGCTACTGCAGCCGCTGCGGCGAGCCGCTGCCCGTCCGCGAGGCCTGA
- a CDS encoding LLM class flavin-dependent oxidoreductase — MKFLAITLIVHAPDRVTGARKSTQDRFREVIDNALLAEELGFDGFGVGERHERPFISSSPPVVLSHLAALTRRIRLFTAVTTLSLLDPVRAYEDYATLDHLSGGRLELIIGKGNGAAQRELFQVTPEDQWERNAESYELFRRIWRQDKVTYPARFRPELAEAEVWPRPLQQPIRVWHGSATSRESVDLAARYGDPVFSANVTHPIEPYAELVRHYRERWEHYGHDPALATVGAGTAGYYAAPTSQDALKVYRPVFEGQLAFQKSLGLEPVFTSLEDFVERSSALIGSPQQVIEKVHRYHERLGHSVLHLHADAGGLTDAQHRDSLALFQSEIAPTLRRDIPDPPFGWGPVAPATAD, encoded by the coding sequence GTGAAGTTCCTGGCCATCACCCTGATCGTGCACGCGCCGGACCGGGTGACCGGCGCGCGGAAGTCGACCCAGGACCGCTTCCGCGAGGTGATCGACAACGCGCTGCTCGCCGAGGAGTTGGGCTTCGACGGCTTCGGCGTCGGCGAGCGCCACGAGCGGCCGTTCATCTCCTCCTCGCCGCCGGTGGTGCTCAGCCACCTCGCCGCCCTCACCAGGCGGATCCGGCTGTTCACGGCGGTGACGACACTGAGCCTGCTCGACCCGGTGCGCGCCTACGAGGACTACGCGACCCTGGACCACCTCTCCGGGGGCAGACTCGAACTGATCATCGGCAAGGGCAACGGCGCGGCCCAGCGCGAGCTCTTCCAGGTCACCCCCGAGGACCAGTGGGAGCGCAACGCCGAGTCCTACGAGCTGTTCCGCCGCATCTGGCGGCAGGACAAGGTGACCTACCCGGCGCGCTTCCGACCGGAGTTGGCCGAGGCCGAGGTCTGGCCCCGGCCGCTGCAGCAGCCGATCCGGGTCTGGCACGGCAGCGCGACCAGCCGCGAATCGGTCGACCTCGCCGCCCGCTACGGCGACCCGGTCTTCTCCGCCAACGTCACCCATCCGATAGAGCCGTACGCCGAACTCGTCCGCCACTACCGGGAGCGCTGGGAGCACTACGGCCACGACCCGGCGTTGGCGACGGTCGGCGCCGGCACCGCCGGCTACTACGCCGCACCCACCTCGCAGGACGCCCTGAAGGTCTACCGACCGGTCTTCGAAGGCCAGTTGGCCTTCCAGAAGAGCCTCGGACTGGAACCGGTCTTCACCAGCCTGGAGGACTTCGTCGAGCGCAGCTCCGCGCTGATCGGCAGCCCGCAGCAGGTGATCGAGAAGGTGCACCGCTACCACGAGCGGCTCGGCCACAGCGTGCTTCATCTGCATGCCGACGCCGGCGGTCTCACCGACGCCCAGCACCGGGACAGCCTCGCGCTGTTCCAGTCCGAGATCGCCCCCACGCTGCGCCGTGACATCCCCGACCCGCCGTTCGGCTGGGGCCCGGTCGCGCCCGCGACGGCCGACTGA
- a CDS encoding flavin reductase family protein, producing MTATRAQCPETRHDRHGPRQPARPAAVTGAAERRADPEHAAGTGRPPQPDELRRVFGAFPTGVTAIAALVDGTPVGLAASSFTTVSLDPPLVSVCVAHTSTTWPLLRDRARIGVSVLGAHQESACRRLAARDGDRFQGLDWRVTPAGAVLIEGAGAWFECGIEQHLRAGDHDIVLLRVHALDADRAVAPLVFHASRFRRLESAAESRSPGDPRPAGDQEST from the coding sequence ATGACCGCGACCCGAGCGCAGTGCCCCGAGACCCGCCACGACCGGCACGGTCCCCGGCAACCCGCCCGGCCCGCCGCGGTCACCGGTGCCGCCGAGCGCCGGGCCGATCCGGAGCACGCCGCCGGCACCGGCCGGCCCCCGCAACCCGACGAGCTGCGGCGGGTGTTCGGGGCGTTCCCGACCGGGGTGACGGCGATCGCCGCGCTGGTGGACGGGACACCGGTGGGCCTGGCCGCCAGCTCCTTCACCACGGTCTCCCTCGACCCGCCGCTGGTCTCGGTCTGCGTGGCCCACACCTCGACCACCTGGCCGCTGCTGCGGGACCGGGCCCGGATCGGCGTCAGCGTGCTCGGCGCCCACCAGGAGAGCGCCTGCCGCCGGCTCGCCGCGCGCGACGGCGACCGCTTCCAGGGCCTCGACTGGCGGGTCACCCCCGCCGGGGCGGTGCTGATCGAGGGAGCCGGGGCCTGGTTCGAGTGCGGCATCGAGCAGCACCTCCGGGCCGGCGACCACGACATCGTGCTGCTCCGGGTCCACGCGCTGGACGCCGACCGCGCGGTGGCGCCGCTGGTCTTCCACGCCAGCCGGTTCCGCCGCCTGGAGTCCGCCGCCGAGAGCCGGTCGCCGGGTGACCCGCGCCCGGCCGGCGACCAGGAGTCCACCTGA